One Bythopirellula goksoeyrii genomic window, CGGCAAACATCGCGTACTCGTGCGCGCCCAGCGGGACGCAGACGACTACCTGAAACGGGGGATCATCCCGCGGCCGGTGATCGACGAGCGGTTCGAAGCCTACGAAACATCGGGCCTGGAGTTGAACGTCGACGAAGGCGAGAACGAATTCCAGATTGTCGTGGCGCGGCCACGACGAATCATCGAACGGCCCGTCCGGAACGAATGACCGTGGACTAGTTTTACGAGCGTCATTCCAGATCGAGTTGGGAAGCGGTTGACGGACGACGCACGGAGGGCGCTATGAGAGCAAGCAGAGCGGACGACGACCAAGGCTGCGGAAACCCTGAAGAACGCAGTATTTCGAAATCGATTGGACTGTGCAAATGGCGCGCAATCACCGGTTTTGGGCTGGTTCTATCACGGTCGCTTTAATTCCATTAGGAATGAAGGTGCTGGATTAATGAAGAAGAGTTAGCTTCGGAGAAAAAGAAGATGGGTAGCAAGCACGCGGGTTGTTCACCGAAGGCCAAAGTGGGAACAACTCAACATAGAACCTTAATCTCGGCTTATCTTGTGGGCCTCCTTTTGTGTGGCGGCCTATTCGGAGCTACCGCCGCTGGTCAAGCTGCCGAAGCCAGACTTATCATTCACGCGGACCGCGGAGAGCAGACGATCAGCCGCTACATTTATGGGCACTTCGCGGAACATCTGGGCCGCTGTATCTACGACGGCATTTGGGTCGGGGAAGATAGTCCTATCCCAAATACACGGGGCATTCGCAATGACATTGTCGAGGCCCTCAGGCAAATAGAAGTCCCTGTCATGCGCTGGCCAGGCGGGTGTTTCGCTGATGAGTACCACTGGATGGATGGTATAGGCCCTAGAGAAGACCGCCCCGTTATTCTCAATACACAGTCTGGTAAGAGACCCGAGAATAATCATTTCGGCACACATGAATTTATGGATTTCTGTGAGCAGGTCGGATGTGAACCATACATTTGTGGAAACGTTGGAAGTGGAACGGTGGAAGAGTTGTCCAAATGGGTGGAATACATGACCTTCGGCGGCTCCAGCACCATGGCAGATTTAAGGCGAAAGAACGGACGTGACAAACCCTGGAAGGTTAAGTACTGGGCTGTCGGCAATGAAAACGAGGGATGCGGCGGAAGCATGCCTCCTGAATACTACGCCTATCTCTACCGTCGTTTTCAGACCTATATGAACTCATACTCAGGCAATGAGCTCTACAAAGTTGCATGTGGTCCAATCGGTACGGATTTCAATTGGCTGGATGTTCTCATGGACAAGGCCACTGGATACATGAATGGAATCGCACTTCATAACTATGTGTGGTCAGGGGAACGCTCCCAATCATCAATCAATTTTGGAGAAGACGACTGGTTCTTCCTGCTGCGAAGGTCCTTTCGTCAAGAGGAGTTCATAAAGAGAAGTGTTGAAATCATGGACGAATATGATCCCGACAAAAATGTTGCAATCATCTTTGATGAATGGGGCGCATGGCATGAGGAGGTCATGCCTGGCGTGAATCCATTTGATTGCTATCAGCAGAGCACATTACGCGACGCAATGGTGGCTGCTATTCATTTCAATATATTTCATCGCTATGCCGACCGCATTCACATGGCCAACATTGCTCAAACCGTTAACGTGATTCAATCAATAATCCTGACCAAGAGTGAGAAGATGATATTGACGCCCACATACCATGTCTTTGATATGTACAAGGTGCATCAGGACGCCACATACCTTCCAATGCAAATCGAATGTGGAACTTATTCACATGAAGCGGCATTGACTAAAGAAATGTCGGACGATTCACGTGACAGACCTTATGTTGACCACTTTGGCCCTTTGAACAAAATACCCGTCCTCACAGCCACTGCTTCCCGTGATGCGTCGGGCAAGATCCATATAGCTATAACCAACGTAGATCCGAACAATGGCGCAACGGTGAACTGTGAGATACAGGGCGCGGACATCAAGAACGTATCGGGCACTATCCTGACCGCGCCGGAGATGAACACGCACAACACCTTCGACAAGCCGCATGCCCTCAAGCCGGAGGCTTTTGACGCTTTCGATCGGGAAGGTGAGAAGCTAGTGATCAGGATGCCGTCTAAGTCGATTGTCGCCTTGGAGCTGGACTGACGGTGGTGGGCGTACACACGCGCATCGTTAGCCTTATAACAATGGTTGCATAAAGGGAGGAAGAGTGTTGATTACCTTCAGACATCAGAACTTTCATCTTCTAATCAGGATGGCCATCGCGTCGGCTCTTGTGCTGGTTGCCGGGTTGGCCAACGGCGAAGCAACGCAGCAATCCACGGAATACAGTGCGTATCTAATGGCCTATTTCACGGATTACATTGACGATCCGTCGCCGGACAGGGCTTACGGATTGCGTTATGCCTACAGTAAAGACGCGCGTAACTGGAAAGCCCTGAACAATGGCAAGCCCGTATTTGACGCTAAGGCCTACCTGCGTGATCCCTTTGTAAAGAGGGTCAAAGGCAAGTTCCATATGGTTCACACAAAAGGGATGGAATACCCGACAATATTCCATTGGGAATCTACGGACCTCATCAATTGGAAAGGCGGCGAGATAGATGTAGTCCACCCGTCAGGCAATAAAGCATGGGCTCCAGAGTTCTTCTATGTAGAATCTGAGGATCTCTTCTACGTCTACTGGGCATCTAACTACGAAGATCTCCATACCATGCACTATGTAACGACAAAGGATTGGACTGACATTACGCCCGAAAGGTCAGACATCTTTTACAACATTGGAATGCATGACATCGATTTGACCATTGTTGAACATGATGGAACCTATTATGGCTTCCACAAACCGGGCGCTGCTGAGGATTTCATGGGAAACAGGCTGTCTGTTTCGAAAAGCCTTAAACCAGGTGAGGTGACCTTCGGAAAGGACGGGCCAGGCAAGGTCGTCTTCCCCGATTCACATAAGGGCGGAACCGAGGGCCCTGAAGTGATTAAGCTGATCGGGCAGGACAAATGGTATATCTACGGAGACCCCTTCGCAGCGCCTTTAGAAGCCTGGGAGACAACGGATTTTGTCAAGTACACCAAAATCCCTGTGACAACACCGTTGGGAGCGAAGCACTGCAGCATGATTCCGATAACCCAGAAGGAACTGGACACGCTCCTCAAGGAATATCCCAACACCCGAACGCCGGCTGACCCCGGCCAAAACGATAGCAGTTCCCAAAACTAGATGGTGAAGATGAACACAGGATGCGTGTTCTGAATTCGACATAAGATATCGGAGGAATTCCATGTTCAAACCCAAGACAGTTCTTGTCACCACAGTTGCCATATGTCTCTGCGCGGTCGGCGCGGTCGGCGCGTTTGCCGCTGACCGGGGAATCGAGATTACGGAGAAGTACCTGAATATTCCCGTCAAACATGGCGCGGACAAGGTTCTTATCAGCCTTCAGGTGGATGACGAGAAAGTGCGCGAATTCACAGTAAGTCTGGCTTCGGGCGAGCCTGACTATTGGATCTACCTGGAAGTACAGGAGTTCATTGGGAAAACGGGATTTCTATGGGCCTGGACACTGCCCGAGAGTCACTCGAAGGGCTTCGAGGCAATCTACTGTGACGACACCTTTCCCGGTGAACAAAACCTCTATAAGGAAGAACTTCGTCCCCAGTTTCATTTCTCCTCAAAGCGAGGCTGGACTAACGATCCAAACGGGCTGATGTACTACGAGGGCGAGTATCACATGTTCTACCAGCACAATCCGTTTGGCTGGGAATGGGGAAACATGACGTGGGGACACGCCATCAGCACCGACCTTGTCCATTGGGTCGAACAGGGCGACAAGCTGCATGCGGATGCGGGTGGCACCATGTTCTCCGGGTCAGGCGTGGTTGACTGGAACAACACCACAGGATTCCAGACTGGCGACGAGCCCCCCATGATTCTCATCTACACGATCGCCGGCAATAACAGCCCCTGGTCTGAGGGTAAGCCGTTTACCCAGGGCCTTGCCTACAGCAATGACCGGGGACGGACCTGGACCAAGTATGCAGGCAACCCTGTTCAGGAACGCCTGCGCAGGGCCAATCGCGATCCAAAGGTCCAATGGCACGAAGAACTCGGGGAATGGGTCATCGTAATGTACCTGCGCGCTCCCGACGTCGGCTTCTTCACATCACCGAACCTGAAGCGGTGGGAGCTTCGCAGCATGATGCAGTCCAACCATGAGTGCCCTGAACTGGTTGAATTGGCCGTAGACGGTGACAAGAGCAATACGAAGTGGGTTCACTATGCTGCACATGGTGAATATTTTATTGGAGATTTCAATGGCACAGAATACACAAAAGAAACGGAAGCGGTCCGTTTCAACTATGGCAACATGTTCTACGCCTCCCAGATGTTCAACGACATTCCCGACGAGGACGGCCGTGCCATTCAGATAGCCTGGGCGCGGGTCAACCTGCCGAACATGCCGTTCAACCAGATGATGACCTTCCCGGTTTCGTTGTCGCTACGCACAACTGAAGATGGACTGCGGATGTTTGCCTATCCCGTCGAGGAAATTGAGAAGATCCATGGCAAGCGGCACCAGTGGAAGAATGAAGAGTTTGAACCTGGCGAGAATCCGCTGGAAGAGGTGAAGGGCAATCTCTTTGACATAGATGCTGAGATTGATTTAGGCGACGCGGACGAGATTGGATTCGAAATCAATGGTTTTCCCGTGACCTATATCGTTGAAGAGAATCTCCTTATCGGTGGTACAGGCAATGAGGGAGACGAGTTCAGTCAGGGTGAAACAAAGGCAGAACTCAAGCCAGTCGACGGCAAAATTAGCCTCCGCATTCTCGTCGACCGGCCTTCAGTGGAGATCTTTGCCAACGGAGGTCGTATCTACATGCCGATGCAAGCCGTCCGCGACCTCCATAACAAGTCGCTGAAGGTCTACGCCAAAGGCGGGGCCGCCCGCATCGAGAAATTGACGGTTCACGAGGTGAAGTCCATCTGGCCATAAACAAGCCAGGTCTCATGACCAAGACAGTCCATCTCAAAGTGAATCATCATCTTGACCTAAGTTGGAAGTCCTGAAGGAGGTTGAACGAATGCAATATATTTCCTGTTGTGTGATAATTCTGATCTTGATGTTCTCCGCTGCTAATGTGGGGGCGGATGAAAACGCCGAACTGCAAGAGAGATTCTCCAAGTGGATCAACGAGCGCGTGAAGCAGGAGAAGCAGCAGCACGGATTTCATCGCGGGGCACATGAGGAGAAGCTCGCCGAGAAGCGAGGCATGAACATCCCGGATGGGAAGTATACCACCGATGAGCTTACGTTCGACGACACGTTTCAGGCTCCTGATGATCCGCAGCAATGGCCGCTCTGGCGTGATTGGCTGCATCAGTGGCGCTTAGACAAGCGGAAGGCCCTGGACTATGACGACTCGTACTACAGCGATGAGGCTTTCGCCTGGATCCCGTCCAACTATGTGTCAGGTTTACTTATGCTGTGGGACACGGCGCTATTGGACCCTGATGAAGGACGATACAAGGTTGAAGAGTTCATCGAGCACGGGAAGAAGGAATTCGGCGGATTCGACAGCGTCGTGTTATGGCTTCCCTATCCGATCCTCGGAATTAGCAAGCGGAATCAAACCGATGTCTACCGGGACATGCCGGGCGGCCTGGAAGGTGTACGCGCCATAACCGAGGTCTTCCACAAGCATGGTATTGAGGTGTTCATGCCGTTCCTGCCGTGGGACAGCGGAACCCGCCAGGAAGACAAAACGGATGCGGAAGTTTTGCTATCGACAACGGAAGCCATCAATGCGGACGGCATCTATCTTGACACGTGGTACGAATGCGCGCCGTTACGCCTTGAACTGGACAAGATTCGACCCGGTCTGGCAATTGACACTGAACTGCCCGTACCGATCGAGTATGTTGCAGAGCACCAGATGTCCTGGGGGCAAATGAAACCGTGGAGAACCTGGTTGTTCGAGGACAGTCGCGCGCCGAGTGTGATCAAGAGCAAGTGGTTGGAACGCAGGCACGTGGTGCGCCCCACGAACCGATGGATTCTCGAGCGTACGGGCGAACTTCAGGCCTCGTGGATGAACGGTACGGGAACCTTGATATGGGAGAACCGGTTCGGATGCTGGAACGGATGGGATGAGCGGGCACGTTCCATGCTGCGGTCGATGGTCCCGATCCAGCGACGTTATGTAAACCTGTTTGCCGGAGAGGGGTGGACCCCACTGGTGGAGCACAGGGGAAAGGACGTGTTTGCCAGCCTGTGGGAAGGCGATGGTTTAAGACTATGGACGCTTGTCAACCGGGCGGAGGCAGCTTACAGCGGGAACCTGCTGGCCGTACCCCATGATGGGAATACCCGGTACTTCGATCTGATGAGGGGCGAGGAAGCCAACGTGAAAATCGAAAAAGGCGTTGCCTCTATTGACGGGGAGATTGACGCGAGGGGGCTCGGCGGATTCCTGGCGCTACCTGAGGATGCGGTCACAAGGGATCTCAACGAGTTCCTGGAGGGGCAGGCGAAGATTTTCGGGAGGAGAAACTGGGATCCGACGTTCC contains:
- a CDS encoding alpha-N-arabinofuranosidase, producing the protein MGSKHAGCSPKAKVGTTQHRTLISAYLVGLLLCGGLFGATAAGQAAEARLIIHADRGEQTISRYIYGHFAEHLGRCIYDGIWVGEDSPIPNTRGIRNDIVEALRQIEVPVMRWPGGCFADEYHWMDGIGPREDRPVILNTQSGKRPENNHFGTHEFMDFCEQVGCEPYICGNVGSGTVEELSKWVEYMTFGGSSTMADLRRKNGRDKPWKVKYWAVGNENEGCGGSMPPEYYAYLYRRFQTYMNSYSGNELYKVACGPIGTDFNWLDVLMDKATGYMNGIALHNYVWSGERSQSSINFGEDDWFFLLRRSFRQEEFIKRSVEIMDEYDPDKNVAIIFDEWGAWHEEVMPGVNPFDCYQQSTLRDAMVAAIHFNIFHRYADRIHMANIAQTVNVIQSIILTKSEKMILTPTYHVFDMYKVHQDATYLPMQIECGTYSHEAALTKEMSDDSRDRPYVDHFGPLNKIPVLTATASRDASGKIHIAITNVDPNNGATVNCEIQGADIKNVSGTILTAPEMNTHNTFDKPHALKPEAFDAFDREGEKLVIRMPSKSIVALELD
- a CDS encoding glycoside hydrolase family 43 protein, producing the protein MLITFRHQNFHLLIRMAIASALVLVAGLANGEATQQSTEYSAYLMAYFTDYIDDPSPDRAYGLRYAYSKDARNWKALNNGKPVFDAKAYLRDPFVKRVKGKFHMVHTKGMEYPTIFHWESTDLINWKGGEIDVVHPSGNKAWAPEFFYVESEDLFYVYWASNYEDLHTMHYVTTKDWTDITPERSDIFYNIGMHDIDLTIVEHDGTYYGFHKPGAAEDFMGNRLSVSKSLKPGEVTFGKDGPGKVVFPDSHKGGTEGPEVIKLIGQDKWYIYGDPFAAPLEAWETTDFVKYTKIPVTTPLGAKHCSMIPITQKELDTLLKEYPNTRTPADPGQNDSSSQN
- a CDS encoding GH32 C-terminal domain-containing protein produces the protein MFKPKTVLVTTVAICLCAVGAVGAFAADRGIEITEKYLNIPVKHGADKVLISLQVDDEKVREFTVSLASGEPDYWIYLEVQEFIGKTGFLWAWTLPESHSKGFEAIYCDDTFPGEQNLYKEELRPQFHFSSKRGWTNDPNGLMYYEGEYHMFYQHNPFGWEWGNMTWGHAISTDLVHWVEQGDKLHADAGGTMFSGSGVVDWNNTTGFQTGDEPPMILIYTIAGNNSPWSEGKPFTQGLAYSNDRGRTWTKYAGNPVQERLRRANRDPKVQWHEELGEWVIVMYLRAPDVGFFTSPNLKRWELRSMMQSNHECPELVELAVDGDKSNTKWVHYAAHGEYFIGDFNGTEYTKETEAVRFNYGNMFYASQMFNDIPDEDGRAIQIAWARVNLPNMPFNQMMTFPVSLSLRTTEDGLRMFAYPVEEIEKIHGKRHQWKNEEFEPGENPLEEVKGNLFDIDAEIDLGDADEIGFEINGFPVTYIVEENLLIGGTGNEGDEFSQGETKAELKPVDGKISLRILVDRPSVEIFANGGRIYMPMQAVRDLHNKSLKVYAKGGAARIEKLTVHEVKSIWP
- a CDS encoding formylglycine-generating enzyme family protein encodes the protein MQYISCCVIILILMFSAANVGADENAELQERFSKWINERVKQEKQQHGFHRGAHEEKLAEKRGMNIPDGKYTTDELTFDDTFQAPDDPQQWPLWRDWLHQWRLDKRKALDYDDSYYSDEAFAWIPSNYVSGLLMLWDTALLDPDEGRYKVEEFIEHGKKEFGGFDSVVLWLPYPILGISKRNQTDVYRDMPGGLEGVRAITEVFHKHGIEVFMPFLPWDSGTRQEDKTDAEVLLSTTEAINADGIYLDTWYECAPLRLELDKIRPGLAIDTELPVPIEYVAEHQMSWGQMKPWRTWLFEDSRAPSVIKSKWLERRHVVRPTNRWILERTGELQASWMNGTGTLIWENRFGCWNGWDERARSMLRSMVPIQRRYVNLFAGEGWTPLVEHRGKDVFASLWEGDGLRLWTLVNRAEAAYSGNLLAVPHDGNTRYFDLMRGEEANVKIEKGVASIDGEIDARGLGGFLALPEDAVTRDLNEFLEGQAKIFGRRNWDPTFPEGKKQFLNPVSRTQKYDVDNKPGNMTVIPATGSQLKRTFNEGAFPQGFHDTLLEEVNVELSEYAIDLTPVTNAEYEEFLNASGYKPRHQVNFLKHWVDGKPPAGKEDHPVVYVDLTDARAYAQWAGKRLPTDAEWQYAAEGPKGLKYPWGDTMESDRVNPGDATTSVRAFPKGRSPFGCYDMCGNTWEWTESGQTDDGRTRYCLIRGGSYFNAENSSWYVAGGPQPCNRATKMLLVWPGLDRCSTIGFRCVVDLKD